The sequence TGCCCCCCCGCTTGACCTCCTCTGCGCTGTGTTTGGGCTGTTTTTGTTGGAGTCTGGCTGGGACAAATTCAACTCCCTGCTGCATACACTCTTCATCTATAGTGGGAATAAAACACACGTCAGTACATGAATGACAAATAAAGCCACTGATTTTCAGCACTGATGGAGCATACTGGGTTGGCACTCCTTTCAGTCACCTTTGtcaaaaacatgttattttaaCAACTGTCAAATTCTAGTGTATGATACACCTTCACAATTAATAATTTCTGTCAGGAGGAATTATAAGTGCAAATCAtaacagcacaaaaataaaccaGCATTAGCAGATACATTAGagatcttttatttttctccataaTTATTGGTACCtttagataaaataaatatatataaaaatgtatcaCATAGGCTTGAACCAAGTCTGACAGTCTCTGCCACCCAGTAGCGGGCATCAGGGACTgctacatgaaaaaatataccataaattacattatatatatacacattatgATTATCCATCTTTTCTATGTAAGTATtatattctatagatattttgcagatatatttcatcatacatatagtctatgcaaaggttttcttttttcttagaTTCTTTGTATTGAGCTACTTTATTtgctttgttatttgttgtgtttatttatctaaagataaatatatatcttatatatatTTCTCTATTCTAGTGCTGAGGGGTATATTTTGTGTAGGTAAGTGTGCAGTGTCTGGATAAGATCTTCCCAATTTGGTATCAATAAAGTACATAAGTACATCTATATAACTATCAAAACTAAAAGTCTACATGCACTTGGTCCTAGGTTGCTCTGTTCCACAATATGTAAATTGCGCAGTGAAGAATATTAATCTAAGCAGCCACGAGTAAAGAGCATCATGTGTGTAGGaaagcagtgcactgacatTTAAGAAGGGCTTTTTTGAAGCGCTTCCCGTTGACGTGCGTCAGGACGTGGTGCGGCTGCCGGTTCAGGTGTCTGACGGTCAGCTTGCAGAAGAGCCGCCCGCTGCGCGACAGACAGCACACAGTCAgcaaacacatcaccacaatGATCATCAACTGTTTTCTGACACAAAAAAAGTCGTGACAAGACTGGATTTCACAACAAAAGCCTTCTTACGGTTGTTTCGTGCTCGGTACGATGTGAGGCTCATACTGGCTGTAGCTGAAATCCGAGGCAGCGCTCAGTTTCTGGTACTTCTTCCCTTTGGTGAAGTTTTGTAGTTCTGCAAGGTTGCATGGAAACTCGTGGCCATTCAGTGTACATTTAATCTGAAATGACAGAACTGTTGTTTAACCTGCAGATTACGATTTGAGGGCACCTATACATGGTCTTCATTTACACCTGAAGTCATGGTTACTACATCCAGCCTCACAAAGTGCCTTGGTGTGTAGCTCACACTAAATGACAGGCTAAATTAGCAACACTGCTAGCTCTCCGTCTGTTGTTGTATCGAACAATGAAATCTGATCGCCAACCTTGTTGTTGTCGGCGAGTTGAAGAGCTGGGTGGTTACTGAGAAACGCCCTGAGGTCTGCAGGTAAATCCTCCATGGTTTAGAAATTCCTCAAAGCACTAGTCGTGCACTATTTTGGTTGTAGTCCCTGACAGGAAGTGCGTCCACGTGGGTGCACCACGCAGCCGCGCCATGTGGTGGTTATTTCATGATGTCTTGGCGCCATCCACTGATCAAACACATCAGCCTGGTCAAACAAGTGGAGTCCAACATCCAGCTATCATGCTCATATGAGGGACTTTAACACCCATTAACATGTGATTAAATCAGTCTCAGCAAACAGGATTTAGATCCGACTCTTAAAAAGAACTGTTCTCTATTAGCTGTGTTTTTTACTATTACGGCCGACTCATGAATAGTAAGCTGCTcagcctatttatttatttatttatttatttattaatatgaaCCAGACAGGACACTTTATTTAAACCGTTCATATTTGATAACAGACCGTGTGCTGAACgtctatttttttctgagaCGATACGTACCCTTAATATTATTTTGCACAAAGCATTTTGGCACAAGAAAAGGCACCACTACATTTGGGTCCTGAGTCAGCTGACAGCCTAACAGCTCAGGAGCAGAGATCTACTAGACGAAGAGTGCTCACTCTGCCCCCTTTTATATGCAACACTTAAGTAACggtgaaatacatttttttttttttttttcatttgatcttTGATGAGCCGTGTTAAATTTTTGATCTATTGTGATCTAAATCAAGGCACCCAGGTTTGTTTACTTGGCACTGAATCGCACGCGTGTTGGTGCGTTTTAGTGACATCTGTGCAGTGTAGAGGTATAAACAATCTTTGCACGTAAACCCCCATGATTCACTGCTCCGGTAAACAACTTAGCATACTTGACTGATGCTAGTAAAGCTAACAGGCAGTGAGTCGGAGACCTTCAGCCGCGGCTCCTCGGACGGCTGTCATGTgacgaaaataaaatacacatttagCCGGTAACTCATATATGTATTGTACTCGACggttttttaaaattaacttcatAGAGTTTGCACTGTACATACATAAGAACGACAGCAAGTAAGTTAATGTCAGTCTGATAAACTTAAGCCTGCATTATAGACGAGTGTTTTGCTTGTGCCGGCTAGCAAACCAGGGTAAAAAGTAATACTAAACGCTACCTACAGCCAAAGGGAACAATGTCCGGACCAAACGGAGATCCCAACATGTCAACCGGCGACGGCATCATCGAAGACGACGATGAATTCAGCGAAGACGGTAACGAGCTAATCTTTCCACTCACTGCTATATTTACCCAGGGACTACAGTTACTGagtgtgtg comes from Myripristis murdjan chromosome 12, fMyrMur1.1, whole genome shotgun sequence and encodes:
- the surf2 gene encoding surfeit locus protein 2; the protein is MEDLPADLRAFLSNHPALQLADNNKIKCTLNGHEFPCNLAELQNFTKGKKYQKLSAASDFSYSQYEPHIVPSTKQPGRLFCKLTVRHLNRQPHHVLTHVNGKRFKKALLKYEECMQQGVEFVPARLQQKQPKHSAEEVKRGGTSHRQSNMWEPSSDDEDHSDSEDSMSDLYPPSLFTPKNVEDRSEEDKRQEKDDFLTDEDEEMEVDEHPVHKRKKTQGGGIQKKFKNNHKSRDSKKSGKVRNGK